In the Candidatus Delongbacteria bacterium genome, GTGCCGGGCATTCCGGCCCACGGATCCCAAGGAGGTCAAGATGCTCAAACTCCCCCCGAAGCTGGCAGCGATCAGCGTTCTGGCGCTTCTGCTGATTGGCTGCAGCAGCGAACAGACGAATTTCAGCGAAGAATCCGCCGTCACCCTCGATGACGCCCAGATCACTCTGGTGCAACTCGAAGGGCTCACGACAAAGGGACATGCGATCGATGGTGGACGCCGCAATGGGCATGGCGGGCACTCGGGCGAGGAAGACGATGCCCCGGAAACCGACGGCATCCAGGTCGACGATCCCGACCATTTCGACCTGCTGCATCCCGACAATTTCAGCTTCACGCTGGCTGCGGATCAGCCCACCAGCGTGCGGCACAATTACTTCGGTTTCCGGGCACCCGCGGGTGCTGTCTCACGGGACAGAGATCTGCTCTCCCGTTGGTTGGGGCCCAGTGGGTACTACGGCTTCGAGATGCAGCCCCATGGGCTGAACTTCGAGCAACCGGTGGATCTGCTGATCGACGTGACGCCACTGATCGAGTGCCATTTTCCGCTGGAGCGGCTGATCGTGCTGCTGGACAATGAAAACGGGACCTGGACGGTCATCGCCAGTCAGCCGGAAGAGGATCCCCGCGAGGACCAGAGCACCAGAATCATGTTGCGCGCGACTCTGCAGCATTTCTCCAAGTACTGCATCGGCATCGGCCCCCCACCGGGAGGGTCCGGAGACCACTAGACGCCCCGCAGTCTTTCGCGCACGCCGACAGGCCGCCCCTCCCCGGGGGCGGCCTGTTTCATTTTTTACATCGTTCAGCTTTGTGAACTGACCCCATTGTCACCCACCAACTGACATTCGTCAACTGAATGTGACCCCTGGAACCACACCTTGTCGCCCGGGTCCTGAAAGTGCCAATTGGCACCAAATGACTTGCAAGTGCCACCGAATTCTTTGAGCTTTCGGGTCGCTGTCCAAACGGAAGCCAGGCTTCCTCCCCCCAATTCAGTCATCAAAGCAGAACGGAAAGGCAACCATGAAACACTTTGCACAACTCCTTGCGCTGGGAATGGGCCTTGCCTTGCTGAGCGGATGCTCCCAGGAAAAGACCTCGGCCCCCGGAGACGAATCCAACCCGATCAGTGCCTCCGCGATCCGTCTGGTCGACACCAGCCTGCTCACCGTGAAGGCGGCCCGCACCGACGATGGTCAGGGATATACCGACGAATTCAGCCACAATTTCGTCGTTGATGATGGCCAGGGCGTCGGATTCGAAGACGGATTCCTGGACTTCAGCGCCAATGGCGACGCGGTCAGCAATGACGTGGCCATCGAGGCTCAGTGGATGGGCTCCGGTGGGTTCTACGGCTATGACTTCGGTCCCGATGGCTTGCAGTTCGACAATGGCGTGGAGCTGGGCTACGAGGTGGGCGGCATTCTTGCCAGTGGCCTGCTGAACGAGGGCGAAACCCTGGTCCTCTACTGGGATCTTGAAAACGGAAGTTTCGTCGAAATTCCGTCCGAACTGGTGATCGAGAACGGCAAGGCTGAACTGAAGGCCACCATTCACCACTTCACCAAGTATGTGATCGGCATCGGCCCCCCGCCCGGAGGCGGCACCGACGACTGATCATGCATGACCGAATGCAAACGGAACGGGGCGCCAGTGGCGCCCCGTTTTGATTTCATGGTGTGCGGTCCGGCAGGCGGGCGCCATCATCAATCATTGAATTCCGGCTCACGTCCGAAACCCAGCGGGAACCGGATCGTGAAACTGGTTCCCTGCCCCTGGATGCTGTCCAGTTTCATCTCCGCTTCGTGTTTCTCGACCACCATGCGCACCAGCGTCAGCCCCAGACCGCTGCCACGGCCGCTGACCTTGGTGGTGAAATATGGGTCCCAGATACGCTTGAGCTGGTCGGCCGCAATGCCGCAGCCCGTATCGGACACGGTCAGCACCACGGTCTGGCCCGAGTGACGAGTCTGGATCCGGATGCTGCCTTCGCCCTTGTCTTCCACCGCGTGTGCGGCATTGATCAGCAGGTTCATCAGCAGTTGCTGGATGTAATCGCGGTCGCCCAGCTGCTGCGGCAGGTTCTCGTCCAGATCCAGATCGATCTGGAAACGTGATCCGGGCGGCAGACTGCCGCCCTGCTCGTCAAAGAGGCCGCAGTAGAAGTTCTTGATGCGCCCGCCGGTCTCCTTCAGCAGCTGCAGCACCTGCTCGACTTCGTGATTCATGTCCAGCAGCTGGCGGTTCATGCTCAGGGGCCGCGAAAGTGTGGTCAGGTTGCTCGCGATGCGCGAGATGCGGTCGGCCATCTCGTTGATGATGCGCAGGTCCGGCGTGATCTGCGAGTACAGTTCCTCGTTGGCGATGATCCGGGCCTCCAGCAGCCCCAGCCGACCTTTCACCGGAGTCAGCGCGTTCTTGATCTCATGGGCGATCGAGCCGGCCATGCGCGAGAGCATGTCGCTCTTTTCCTTCTCCAGCAGTTGCTGTTCCATGCGCTTCTGCAGGGTCACTTCGGAGATCACCAGACCCTGGCGGCCCTTGCGACGTTCCGAAGACGGCAGGGGAAAGGGGAAAAGGCGGAAGGTGCGGCCCTGGCGTTCGAAATCGAAGCCCCCGCCGCCGGCCTCCTCGTGAAAACCGATCCGGTCCATCACGCGCCGTTCCACCTGGAAGGCACTGCCTGTCCACTCGAGGTAGGGATTCTGTTGCAGCAGTTCGTCGGTGAGACGATTGCTGAAATGCACACGGCCACTGTCATCCACCACCAGCAGCATCACGGGCACCGAATCGACGATGCTCTGGTGATAGGCCTGCAGATCACGGACTTCCTGATAGCGACGGCGCTCTTCACGGCGCAGGGAAATGTGGGTCAGAATGATCGAGCCCAGCTCGCAGAACACTTCCAGCAGCACCAGCATCGTGTCGGTGAACACGGAAATCCGGCTCTGGTTGTGTACGTAGATCACACCCACGATCCGGTCCTGCAGGCGCAGGGGCACACAGAGACTGCTTTTGAGGTTGAGCTTGATCACCGAGCTGCGCGTGGAGAGCGCCTCGTTGTTCTGGATGTCTTCGTTGCGCGCGGAAATGCCGGTCTGCAGCACCTGGCGTACGATCGAGGTACTCACCAGCTTTTCCGCATGCTCGCAGGATTTGCCCTCGCGGTCGAGAGCGTGGGGATAGGTCCAGTGTCCATCCTCGTCCTCGAGCACCAGCGCGCCGAACTCCGCGTCCACCAGTTCGATGGCCGAGCTGAGCAGGCGCGAGAACACCAGATCGGGATCATCGGCCTGATTGATCTGGTGCGTCAGCTCGAGAATGCGTTGCAGGTTGCCTTCGCCCACCCGGCGCTCACGGTTTTCCATGCGCCGGGATTCTTCTTCAAGATTTTCAAGGCTTTCAAAGGCGTCAAAGAAGTCTTCCATCAGCGGTGGCTTCCCCGGATCAAATGTTGGCATGTCTGTGCGGACCGCGCCAGCGACTCCATGACGGGCGAGGAACGGTAGCGCTCCTGCCCTTTCATCAACTTGCTATCGGTCAATTTCCTGAGGACTTTCACGGCCTTGCCAAGTGCTTCTCCGGCCTGTGCCAGCCTGCTGGATCGCAATTTCGCCTGCCC is a window encoding:
- a CDS encoding GAF domain-containing protein; the protein is MEDFFDAFESLENLEEESRRMENRERRVGEGNLQRILELTHQINQADDPDLVFSRLLSSAIELVDAEFGALVLEDEDGHWTYPHALDREGKSCEHAEKLVSTSIVRQVLQTGISARNEDIQNNEALSTRSSVIKLNLKSSLCVPLRLQDRIVGVIYVHNQSRISVFTDTMLVLLEVFCELGSIILTHISLRREERRRYQEVRDLQAYHQSIVDSVPVMLLVVDDSGRVHFSNRLTDELLQQNPYLEWTGSAFQVERRVMDRIGFHEEAGGGGFDFERQGRTFRLFPFPLPSSERRKGRQGLVISEVTLQKRMEQQLLEKEKSDMLSRMAGSIAHEIKNALTPVKGRLGLLEARIIANEELYSQITPDLRIINEMADRISRIASNLTTLSRPLSMNRQLLDMNHEVEQVLQLLKETGGRIKNFYCGLFDEQGGSLPPGSRFQIDLDLDENLPQQLGDRDYIQQLLMNLLINAAHAVEDKGEGSIRIQTRHSGQTVVLTVSDTGCGIAADQLKRIWDPYFTTKVSGRGSGLGLTLVRMVVEKHEAEMKLDSIQGQGTSFTIRFPLGFGREPEFND